The following coding sequences are from one Hydra vulgaris chromosome 04, alternate assembly HydraT2T_AEP window:
- the LOC105845112 gene encoding beta-2 adrenergic receptor, with protein sequence MKAISTMSTLKLINIAVLTIFSPIGMILNILVIVVIVKNQDLRTCTYFLYAHLAVSDIVVSMIATFTSIVLLVTEKFIYCQVTLAIVALGYSLSIGTVCLLSLDRYLYIREPLGYVNQMSKHRVTFYILLVWGSAFATLLPIATGMVFVNSKLTSKEFEKCMMTRIVKKEFLLWISIGIMIMPIIVTCYFNIQILQMASQHYSRLRALTHLSEIKVTSSISNLEVKNNVKDDKLSNKGKSKSKKFTGNIWSPKAVRTTFLIVVTCIICNLPYAILLLVEAVSNEDFNYNNIKYAYSLYLLTFVQSILNPIIYTTTNTELRGLMKKLLPCFGKEKVTTKRRSNTTATLYTDTSSLGSIEPKKELFDMNKNLSRIDIFSSHSEKMPNIQKNT encoded by the coding sequence atGAAGGCAATTTCAACCATGTCAACTTTAAAACTCATTAATATAGCTGTGTTGACAATATTTAGTCCGATAGGAATGATacttaatattttagttatcgTTGTAATAGTAAAAAACCAAGACTTACGAACTTGTACGTATTTTTTATATGCACATCTAGCTGTCAGCGACATAGTCGTTTCAATGATTGCCACTTTTACAAGCATCGTGCTTCTCGTAACCGAAAAGTTTATATACTGTCAGGTAACATTGGCGATTGTGGCTCTAGGTTATAGTCTGTCTATAGGAACTGTGTGCTTGTTATCACTGGATAGATATCTATACATACGAGAGCCCTTGGGTTATGTGAATCAAATGAGTAAACACAGAGTTACATTTTACATCCTACTCGTATGGGGAAGTGCGTTTGCTACACTTTTACCCATTGCTACGGGAATGGTATTTGTAAATAGTAAATTAACCAGTAAGGAATTTGAAAAATGCATGATGACTCGAATAGTAAAAAAAGAGTTCTTGTTATGGATATCTATTGGCATTATGATTATGCCGATAATCGTCACATGTTATTTCAATATACAAATATTGCAGATGGCATCCCAACATTACAGTCGATTAAGAGCTTTGACACATTTAAGCGAAATTAAAGTTACTTCGTCTATAAGTAACTTAGAAGTTAAAAACAACGTTAAAGATGATAAATTATCAAACAAAGGcaaatcaaaaagtaaaaagttcaCGGGGAACATTTGGAGTCCGAAGGCTGTTCGCACAACATTTCTAATTGTTGTTACATGTATTATTTGCAATCTACCTTACGCAATTTTATTATTGGTAGAAGCTGTAAGCAATGAAGATTTTAACTATAACAACATTAAATATGCATATTCTTTATACTTGCTAACTTTTGTACAGTCTATTTTAAATCCAATAATATATACAACAACAAACACAGAACTTCGAGgcttaatgaaaaaacttttaccaTGTTTTGGTAAAGAAAAAGTAACAACCAAAAGACGATCGAACACGACAGCCACTCTGTATACAGATACTAGTAGTTTAGGATCAATAGAGccaaaaaaagaacttttcGATATGAACAAAAACCTTTCGCGTATCGACATTTTTTCAAGTCATTCAGAAAAAATGCCAAATATAcagaaaaatacataa